The genomic window TCTTCTTTCGAGAAGCGCTGAATCTCTCCCTCAGCCACACACTGATCGAAATATTCAACCACTATTCGACAGCGATTAAGTATAGGGAATTCAAGTTCTGTTTTGCCGACAGAATCACCGCCAATTCCATTTATATGCACACCCGATTTTATCCAACTGTTTTTAAGGACATTAACATGCGCCCTGCAGGCCGTGCAGGTCGTGATAATATCTGATCCTCGTACTGTTTCCCTGGCATTCGAACAGCGCACCATTTTGAATTTACCGCCTTCCATATTCCGCTCGAACTTATCCATCGCCGAAGAATCGATATCGAAGTATCTTACTTCCTTGATGTCGCGAACCAGTGCGATTGCTCTCACAAGGAATTCGCTCTGCGCCCCCGTACCGACAATGGCGAGCGTATGACTATTTTTTCTTGCCATATAATCCGTCGCTATTGCCGTAGTGGCGGCAGTTCGCAGCGCAGTCAAAAGAGTCATCTCCGAAAATAGAAGAGGATAACCGGTATCTATCCGCGAAAGCTGCCCGGTTGCCACAACAGTCATAAGACCATTTTCTGGATTCTTTGGGTGGCAATTTACATACTTAAAGGCATAGTATGTCGCGTCACAAATAGGCATAAGTTCCAATACTCCGCCGGGCACATGCATTGCCGGACGAGGAATTTTATTAAACTCGTGCCAGCGTCTGAAATCATACCGAAGCTCTTTTATAAGTCCGGCTAAAAAATTTTCCAAACCATGTCGTTTTACCAGCTCGCTTACCAACTCAACAGATAATATTTTCATTGTTATTCCTTTTGTTAAACGTCTAGCTTTGGCGGGCTAAATAAAAAGCCCCTTCACCGGGGCCGCTTGAACGTATTTGATAAGAAATAATATACCCCGGCTGCTATTTAGGCATCGGTACGGGGAAAATAAAATGAAAATTTGAGAATTCTTTCGTCATAAGTACTTATCAAGTATACCACAGGCTATAACAACTGGGAAATACAGAAAAAAGTATGCGGGGTTGGAATCTCGGTCGTTACACGACCAGTTTCCTGTTTGGATTTTTTCTGAGAAAAAATGCTCAAACAGGCTTCGAGTCCTTCACGTAATGCGCCCCCGCGCATTACTCCTCTGCGCACAATAACAAAAAACTTCCGCTTTTGCGGAAGTTTTTTGTTATTGTGCGTCGGGTTGGATTCGAACCAACGAAGGCGTAAGCCAACAGATTTACAGTCTGCTCCCGTTGACCACTTGGGTACCGACGCATTTCCGTTACCTCATTACCCTACAAAGGTAACAGAAAATCCTTGAAAAAACAATGCGAAAGCCGCGATTGCCTTTGGGCAATCGCGGCTTCTTTAGTATTTGTATTTCAAGCTACAAGCTAACAGCTACAACCTACAAGCTGCCCCTTTACTTCACCCCCTCTCCCTTCCCCACTTGAATATCAGAGACAACACTTTTCTTTTCGCGTCGTCCGACTTTTCTCACTTCAAAAATAAATTCTTTTCCTTTCATTCCGACATACACCTCTCCTCCTTTCATAACCCCTCGGGAAATCATAAGATTCGCGACCGGCGTCATAAGTTTGTCCTGAATAAGACGTTTCAAAGGTCTCGCGCCGTATTGCGGATTGTAACCCTCTTTCGCCAAATACGAGAGC from Candidatus Paceibacterota bacterium includes these protein-coding regions:
- a CDS encoding ornithine cyclodeaminase: MKILSVELVSELVKRHGLENFLAGLIKELRYDFRRWHEFNKIPRPAMHVPGGVLELMPICDATYYAFKYVNCHPKNPENGLMTVVATGQLSRIDTGYPLLFSEMTLLTALRTAATTAIATDYMARKNSHTLAIVGTGAQSEFLVRAIALVRDIKEVRYFDIDSSAMDKFERNMEGGKFKMVRCSNARETVRGSDIITTCTACRAHVNVLKNSWIKSGVHINGIGGDSVGKTELEFPILNRCRIVVEYFDQCVAEGEIQRFSKE